A stretch of Telopea speciosissima isolate NSW1024214 ecotype Mountain lineage chromosome 11, Tspe_v1, whole genome shotgun sequence DNA encodes these proteins:
- the LOC122644575 gene encoding ubiquitin C-terminal hydrolase 22-like, with the protein MSGRNPTYTNPEPCKHLADYKLKHGLSGYNSLQKSLNTNPNGRTAMDRSQTKIPRCSFCSGYQGRLYFCLICSTVSCCNLPDSNHAFLHSQTEIGHEIAVDMERAELFCCLCCDQVYDPDFDKAVMFKQTMEIPRNSNGGDKENCNKRRKVISKAVRDYMNAKDLVLKLGRGPNSCFPWGLRGLSNLGNTCFMNSVLQALLHAPPLRNYFLTDRHRCRTSRKSSLDKPCLRCDIIDIFSAVYSGDPTPFSPARFLYSWWRHSPNLASYEQQDAHEFFISVLDQIHEKEEQSRSSHKDNRDCHCIAHKVFSGVLRSDVTCTTCGFTSTTYDPCVDLSLDFDLSDGSSKIVTGKATNPSEDEDISTLVGCLDLFTRPEKLDSDLKLYCQQCQVRRDSVKQMSIRRLPLVLCFHIKRFELSPLRKMCKKIDRYLQFPFTLDMTPYLSSSIVRNRFGNRIFAFEGDESDISTEFEVFAVVTHFGKLESGHYVTYLRLRNQWYKCDDAWITQVSDRVVRASQGYLIYYVQKLP; encoded by the exons ATGTCAGGTAGAAACCCCACATATACCAACCCAGAACCCTGTAAACATCTAGCGGATTACAAGCTAAAACATGGATTGAGTGGTTACAATTCCCTCCAGAAGAGCCTCAATACGAATCCAAATGGAAGAACAGCCATGGACAGAAGCCAAACAAAGATACCCAGATGCAGTTTTTGTTCTGGATATCAAGGGAGATTGTATTTCTGTTTGATCTGTTCCACTGTTTCATGTTGTAATTTACCCGATTCAAACCACGCCTTCTTACATTCCCAAACTGAGATTGGTCATGAGATTGCTGTGGACATGGAAAGAGCAGAGCTCTTTTGCTGTCTATGCTGTGATCAGGTATATGATCCTGACTTTGATAAGGCGGTTATGTTTAAACAGACCATGGAGATACCCAGAAACAGCAATGGCGGTGATAAAGAGAATTGCAATAAGAGGAGGAAGGTGATCTCTAAGGCTGTGAGAGATTATATGAATGCAAAAGACTTGGTTTTGAAATTGGGTCGGGGACCGAATTCGTGTTTCCCTTGGGGTTTGAGGGGATTGAGCAATCTTGGCAACACCTGTTTCATGAATTCAGTCTTGCAAGCTTTGCTCCATGCACCCCCTTTGAGGAATTACTTCCTTACTGATCGGCATAGATGTAGAACTTCTCGGAAGAGCTCATTGGATAAACCGTGCTTGCGTTGCGACATCATCGACATTTTCTCTGCTGTCTATTCTGGGGATCCGACACCTTTTAGTCCTGCTCGGTTTCTTTACAG TTGGTGGCGCCATTCACCAAATCTTGCCAGTTATGAGCAACAAGATGCTCATGAGTTTTTCATTTCAGTGCTCGACCAGATCCATGAGAAAGAGGAGCAGAGCAGATCCTCACATAAAG ATAACAGGGATTGCCATTGCATAGCTCATAAGGTATTCTCTGGGGTCTTGAGATCAGATGTGACATGTACAACATGTGGGTTCACTTCCACAACTTATGATCCCTGTGTAGACTTATCTCTTGACTTCGATCTAAGTGATGGCTCCTCAAAAATTGTAACTGGAAAGGCCACCAATCCAAGTGAGGATGAAGATATATCAACTCTTGTGGGTTGCTTGGACCTCTTCACAAGGCCAGAGAAGTTAGATTCTGACCTCAAGCTATACTGCCAGCAGTGTCAAGTAAGGAGGGACTCTGTGAAGCAAATGTCCATCAGACGACTCCCACTGGTCTTATGTTTTCATATAAAACGATTTGAGCTCTCTCCTCTCCGGAAAATGTGTAAAAAAATTGACCGGTACTTGCAGTTCCCATTCACACTTGACATGACTCCTTACCTATCATCCTCAATTGTGAGGAACAGGTTTGGGAACAGGATCTTTGCTTTTGAGGGTGATGAATCAGATATTTCTACAGAATTTGAGGTGTTTGCAGTGGTTACACACTTTGGGAAGCTTGAAAGCGGCCACTATGTGACATATCTGCGGTTAAGAAACCAATGGTACAAATGTGATGATGCATGGATTACCCAAGTTAGTGATCGGGTTGTGAGAGCTTCACAAGGCTACTTGATTTACTATGTACAGAAACTGCCTTGA